Below is a window of Oryza brachyantha chromosome 10, ObraRS2, whole genome shotgun sequence DNA.
ggcgtggcaacGCCACTGACAATGCAAGACTGCCATGCCGACCAGGCTGCGTGGCAGTGTTGTCTTGCCATGCCACTAACTCTGGCGTGGCTAAATGGTttagttttggaaaaattttgtctggtggtttagtaataaaattacttccTAAAAggcttatttaataaaaaaaatttctcgcTGCTGGCGCCTCCGTCACCACCACCGTTTCCATTGGCCCTTGGGGATACCGCTTCGTTTGCATGTGCCCTTGCACGCCCGCCGTCTCCAAAACCACTTCCACAACGCTCCGCCAACCCATCACCACCGTGGCCTTCCACTCAATGCTAGCGTCGTCCTCTTCGCTCtgtcatctcctcctcctcccggtcattgctccaccacctccggcTCCCTAAACATGCGTCCTCTTGCCTCTCTGTACTTCCCTTCAACCGCAAGCTCCCTCTCCATTTCGTGTCATCATCGTCGCCACATTTGAAACCTAGGGTTTTGGTTGGGGGAAAGTGAGTCGCTGGCTCACCACATCAGTGTCCAACCAAACCATCTAGAGGCCAAGCCATGGACAATATCGACAATAGAAAATACCATATGAGTCAGCATGGGTCAAAGTGGCCATGGGATGTATGGCATGGCAACATCAAATATTGTGTGAATACCAATGTCATGCTTGTGAATACATGAATTGtaatgacaattttttttaatagccATATTTGCAGTGGCATGGATCAAATTTAATAGCCATATTTGCAGTGGCatggatcaaattaacccATATATGTATGTAGTTTTTGTAAGATGTTCTACCGATGAAAACACTTGTGATAAAATGTATAGCTCATTACTCTATCTTATTAGAGGAAAACTCTGTAGTCTCTGTTATATGTGCTCACtaattatgtataaaagcatCCTACATCAAATTGAACTATTTTAGACCCACTAGGCCTAATAATCCATTGGTAGAGGACATATGTACAGGGAAAACCTCGGtatcatctttttgttttccaacggaaaaggtcaaacaacatttttgtaaacggaaaataatttgtgagtaaTCATCTATACGtgttttaacgatctaaaagtaaaatgacatattgatccttgatcgaccaccaagatCAAGATCAAACGACCCTTCTCAACCCTAGGTTGCGATTTACTCTATCCAACAACTCTATAGACGAAAACCCAAGTTTTTCCACTATCAAGAGTTATCTAATTTCCTTGCAGAGGCTAGGTGGAACCTTCACAAATCTTCTAGGTCAATCCAGAAGAATCAGATGCTACCGgacgacgcctatccgtctaagAGAGTGATATCTAAGAGTAACAAGCTTCAAGCGTCACCATATGCATCCATGGACTCCAAATGAACCCTCATGAGCTCTCCAGCTAGAACTCCATCTCTAAACTTAAATCCTCCCAATAATCGCTCTAGATGATCATGGGGCTAGTTGGGAGAGCTTGAGAAGTTCTAGAACAACCCTAGGAGACCCTTAGTTCGAAATGGAAGGCTCAACAATGGTTAGAACACTAACTCCAATTTATAGTCCTATCATACATCATGTAGCCGTTGGAAAAAGTCTACTGACgggactgtccggctaggggTCGGACCGTCCGACCAACACTTAGGGATTCTCTCTAGAAGGTGGCCGGATTATTCGTCTCTGACTGGACTGTCCGGTCTGGGCTCTAGAAATTCTAAACCTAGACCTAGAATTAGGAAACCGATTCACTCATGGATGTATATGGGGCCACTTGcaacccctcttaatagtacggcgttcctacgactcaaaatcAAAAATAGAAGTCATCGATCTTCATCGAAAACCGCCTAGTAACTATTGACGTAAaaaatgtgaacgttgatGTGTCCcacacgaaggcctaggagtcaatcttagacaactCCAGAgcaggacctaaatcttagaaggTGCGCGAacatgccagtcagtttgatcctgcaactgacaagatagaCAATAAAACAAgacgatcggctatcgagccgataggtaactaaatatctagccgatcggatgttggtgTAGCAGCGTTTACCGATAGGATGAGCGATAGGCTGTAAAaggcttggatcggctagaaacttgataaaAATAGACTTGAATTGAATATTAGACCAGCGTAATccaccaagttacttattaatcctAGTCGATCGGgcaagcccctataaccagatcgaaccatagattggacttaacccaagacaatatgcagtcgagcacgatataattatagaaaacatgaagatcaataaggctaataaacaaaccgatgaattacttggaataattaACAATGAATGCTTTGCCGTGATCGGCTAaatccaatttgcatgtaattcttataagccgatgcaacataaataactactgatctaactaaatcaagtagattggtataaaaataatgcaataaGGCAATCGGCTATTCTATTGATGTcaatataatgaacatgtagatcggaAAATATCATCGGGTATAAACGACTAACAagcgaccaagatctataaaatatctggcccagattgctaagaataatcatagaagatcggacccaaccgagaccgttcaagattacgcctagcaatgtcaggattgatactaaacaaatctagattgctattaagccaatgagccgatgactgataacttatcggctggtactccgataaaatagtgaacaaaatatatcaatttgatataaaccatctgataaacaCAATATActagatcggactgaaccgagactgtactagattgaatagcAAATACCAAATCGACGtaaatcacccaaagtggtcgaccagatcaactcaaaacacgaaagtgatctaagctgaaactgatacgataactagcaatcgcacaactagattagaagatcggaccgaaccaagacagtcctaatctagcctATGCGATTAACGTGGCCCGGTGGAacataggacttacccctccgccggagatcCAAGCGATGTAGCCCCGCGTCGGgtcccaagttccaccggagttgaaaacctcggacaagagggtggTGATGTGCCGAAATTTGGTTGATCTGATTGTAGAtagtttacaatgaccccgggaatacatatttataccctcgggtggaggCTAGGccatgttggacacgacaactcctaatagataaaaaaataacaaactcctattgagactctatctctaacaaacaagtcccgactggactctaactctcttagagataatggaaaaatctaaactaactctaactaatagatagaattaaattacacggactctaattattcccgaatctatctgGAAAATtctaggcccaatcggactctatttcttatccgatccggactccatcggctgaatccaAATTGTATTCCGCCTGGTCTTCTATCTAATTGCCCTGCTTCCTGtctgattcggtctttaatcacagtttaatctGTAATGGCAATTTTCCaaattctggcgttaacagTAATACTCtgttaacaacaaaatttggaaaattaCCTTAGTGGATTCAGTTAAGGAAATGTGCAATCAGCGGATGAAAATCTTATCTGGAAGAGTCCGGATTCAAGAagaaatcgtgaagaccaaggcttggcggcgcAATTTTCCctagtagttagagttagtttaggatattcctttatctctaaaagagttagagtccgatcgaaACTTgttgtttccttttatctattaggagtcgtgtgttgtgtccgacatggactactatctacccgagggtataaatatgtatgcctggggttattgtaaatcatctacttctcaatacatagatcaattactctcagTGCATCGCCACCTTCCTCATCGAGGTTTCATCagcggcggaacttggcacctgaggAGGGGTTGCATCGTCTTGATCTCctgcggaggggtaagtcctacgttccgccatCCCTAGTgatcgtatcggctagattagaactgtctcggttcggtccgatcttctaatttggttgtacaattgctagttattgtatcattttcagcttgagttactCCTGTATCTCGGGTTGATCTGGGCAACCACTTTTGGCAACTTATATCGATTTACTATTTGTTATTTGACATCTTCAATCTCGTAccgtctcggttcggtccaatCTATTAGACTGCatctatcaaatagtttatatcatgttGATGTATTTTGCTTATTGTTtcatcggagtaccagccgataagttattaATCATCAactcatcggcttgatagcgatctagatctgtttagtatctagcctgacattgctaggcattttatagatcttggtcgtttgtcagtaatctgggctagatattttatagatcttggtcgtttgtcagtcatttatagccgatgatcctTGCTGATCTGCATGCTcgtcatatttatatcaatggAGTAGTCGATTGCCTTATTTTACTACTTTtacaccaatcggcttgatttatttagatcggtagttatttgtattgcatcggcttatgagatttacatgttaatttattttggccGAGCGTAACAAAGGATTCACcgtttatttaactattcaagTATATTTGTATCGgatttctagccgatccaagctttcaacagccgatcgatcagcctatcggctaaacacTGCTACATCAACGTCCGATTGGCTGGTTTctcagttacctatcggctcgatagtcgattggcttgttttactgtttatcttatcagttgcaagatcaaactgactggcacgtccgCGCAATCTAAAAATTTAGGCCCTGCACTGAGCGTTCTAAGAAGTGACtctcaggccttcgtgtgtgacacgtcatctAGTCAACTTTTGACATCAACACACTTTGATCGTTTTAATCCTGCAATCCTTGTTGAATCAAAGCGACTTCTCTGCATCACAAACTTATTAGCAGAAATATGCTTGAATAGCATAATCATAATTATCCAAAACTCTATTAGGGGCTAGATGAACTTTCAAGAGAAATGGCCCCCTAATTTCTCACCCTGATTCCTCATCCGCCCACCTACCTTCCTCAGCCCATGGCCATCGTTCTACACGACACCGAGCATCGAGCTGCATGCAGGTCGTCTAGTCTTGGCTCCACCCAGTTCAGTGCCATGCGAACCGTTGCCATCCTCATGTCTCCTCGTAGCTCGTTGCCTTGCCATCCTCCCGGCTCCACCTAGCTCGCCGCTGCCTAGAGCCCTTACCGTCCACTTACAAGGCTCTATTCTGCCTGTTTGGAGGAGCTTCTTCCAGCTacagtttttttcaaaagctgcttctgGTAGCAGCTGTCCCAAACGGTCCATAActtttgagaatctgtagtcacatattctagaaaataaactaagaatccagaagctggagaagctaggtttagaagcttttttagattctcagaagtttactgcttctcagaatctaaagctcccccaaacatgCTCATAGCCAGTGGTTAGGGGGGCGAGGGTTGTTTTAGGAAGTTAGGGGTATGTGTAGGGATATTCTTGTCCAACTGATTTGGACTTGTTCTGTTGCCAAACATATCCGGAATATTGCCTCCTATCCAAAATAcatactatattttaaaatataaatatttctgaaaATTAAATCTGGAGGtatagaatataaatattcttttGTTATTTATGATACTATTTATCCCATCAATCACttcacgttaaatatttttctaattttatcacTACCTACCCTTCCACCCACATccatttttatctattaagtgatattttagtcttttttctTGACGTAGAATTGCTAACATTTTgcgatggaggtagtatattgGTTTTTAGAATTCAAATCTTGTTTACATGTATTTTTCAACTATTCGTTGTATCTGCTTGTCCTATCAATAACCTGTGATATAAATTTCCTCATTTTATCATCGTGTATCCTTTTGTACTCAATCATTCCTAgaagtttttaataatttatcacCCTATGTGTTTAGAATATATGGGTCTAAGGTCTCCATGTTACAGACAAATGTCATTGTAGCATTGGCAAAAACTTAAATGCCCCTAACGTTGGTATTTATTTAACATGCACATCCTAGTAATATCGTACACACATGGGAGCATGCTATGACCATGGAGAAGATTTGAGTGGGTTTTAGGTCAAGACGAAGCACAAAATTAAGTATTGCTAAGGATTTcactctcttttctttttctctcttgatGGGCTCTCACATCGATGGTGATTTTACAAGAACGAAGAAGGTCCATGTTTATGAGATGAGAAAGACTAGCTTGCAGTAAAGAAGTGTATGGTTAGCAGTAGCTAATGGATTGCGCATGCACGAACGACTGTAAGTATAAATCATACACGCTGATCGGGGTTGAATTAATCTTGAAAGACAGGgtattagttttgttttaagggtgacatgcatatatatgctaggAAGTATTGATCAGCATGCATGATCAAGGGATTTGATATTGTTGTATATGGCAGCATCCATACAGATTGATCCACTGCAATTAGCGGGTAAATTCCCTATATACACCTACAAACTCACTCAATCTCTTCTATACCCTAAAATTACCCGATCATTTTTATACCctcaaattttaattgatCCCTTCCATACCTCTGCCGTTagattttcctttatttcacCGTTAAGTTTGTGACAAATGACTTCAATGCCCTCGATGATATatgtttgaatatatataagcttGAAAAACgattgaaatttttatttgagtgTATAGTATGTGCATTTTACGTAACTCACGAGACAAACATAATtagtgcaaaaaaattttacataaattttaaaacaatataataaattaatttttatttgaaatttaatacgacaatatattttttatcggaaacactcttaaaaaatattgtgaacATTGGTAGTCCTATCTTTATATGTACACtccttattttttgaatttttaaaaacaaaataaatacatattttttattatattatatatatatatatatattcataaataatgtatCGCATAGCAAATTCATAACTACTAATAGTCTTATGagataaacttttacatttttaataatgtaatccatacatttatatgtttatctaAAGGGTAAAATTATCAATTTTGTTGAAATTTGACGGTCAACTAACGGGAGAGGTATGGAAGGGatcaaaaccaaattttgggGGTATACAAGGAAGTAAGCAAAATTCGGGGGCATAGAAGAgattagccaaaatttgagGTGGGATTATCCCATTAGCAAAACAAGTAGCAAGAAATACAAGGTAGAGTGATAAGTAGCTAGTGGCTAGCAGTAGCAGATGAGCAGAGAAGAGCAGGCTGCCGCATAGCTGGCTAGATGTTGCATGCTGTTGATGTATACCACCTACGTTGCGTTGgatgcagttttttttaaacatatgGGTTGGTtgcatgtcatttaaatagtcgttaaagatatgaaaaaaattaataagatagattaatacgaGTTATATcattacacaaacatgcaagtttaaatttaatttctaagGGCGGTAACAAAAATATACaagtttcagtttattttttgttttttatacaatgtgtagaagttgaatttaaacttgtatgtttgtggagtgatataactcatattaatctatcttgtcaattttttttatatttttacgactatttagatgatatgcaaATACACGGGTGGATGTCGTGCTTAAGACAGTTTCCCCACGTCCGTTTGATGCTatactatataatatatgtaatgtaATGAAGAATTCTTGGGCGGGCTACTAGTCGGAGCGGGCGGCGAAGCGCTCCACcttggggtcggagaggttgatGCCAACCATGGCCTCGCCGAGCCCGCTGCTGACCTCCGCCAGTATCTTGGGGTCGTTGTAGTGGGTGACGGCCTGCACGATGGCGCGAGCGCGCCTCGCAGGGTCACCGCTCTTGAGTATGCCGGAGCCGACGAACACACCGTCGCATCCGAGCTGCATCATGAGGGCCGCATCGGCGGGGGTGGCCACCCCGCCTGCCGCGAACTGCACGACGGGGAGCCGGCCCAGCTGCTTGGTCTGCATGACGAGGTCATAGGGCGCGGCGATGCGCTTGGCGTAGGAGAAGACCTCGTCATCGTCCATGTTGCAGAGCGCCCGGAGGTCGCCCATGACGGACCGCACGTGCCGAACGGCCTCGACGACGTTGCAGGTGCCGGCCTCGCCCTTGGTGCGGATCATGGCAGCGCCCTCGCGGATGCGGCGGAGCGCCTCGGCGAGGTCGCGGCAGCCACAGACAAAGTGGACGCGGAAGTTGTTCTTGTTGATGTGGTgggcgtcgtcggcgagggTGAGCACCTCGCTCTCGTCCACGTAGTCGACGCCGATGGCCTCCAGGATCTGGGCTTCGACGAAGTGGCCGATGCGCGCCTTGGCCATGACGGGGATGGTGACGGCGCGCTTGATGTCGCGGATGAGGCCCGGGTCGGACATGCGGGCGACGCCGCCCTGATGGAAATCAAAGCAACTCACGCGATCGCAATGGACACAACTCTCACTTACATGTGAAAAACACAAGGAAGAAGACCAACGCAACACAGAGTATTTGCAGCACCGCACTGAACTTAGTACCCTTTTCTGGTTTATCTTCTCACTTAACAAACTGATTACAATATGCACCTATTTATAATACAAACTAATGACTCACACAGGTAGCTTCCACTTCGTAAGCACACGACGTCCCACGTTCGGATTCCTCGGCCGCAACTCCACAAGGTCCTCGGCGACGTGCTTACTTGCGCCATGAAactagctgcatgcatgcacatgcatcTGCAACAAACTAAAGCATGCAAGACTAATGCACTACGTACTCTGAAGACTAATTCTGACTGCATGCACCTATTACTTGGCTGCCAATCTACTCTAAGCACTCACTACTACTCTGTACTTCACGGGAGATTAGCCCACTGTGTCGTAATCACTATTACATGCAGCTAAGAATTTTGCTCCAACTAATACcatgcaacaaaataaacatgatcATCTAGTTCAACAAGATTATTTCTAACACGCCCTGGGCGCGGATGTCTGCGGGGACGCGCTCGAGCGCCATGACAGCGCAGgcgccggcctcctcggcAACGCGCGCCTGTTCGGGGGTGACGACGTCCATGATGACACCGCCGCGTAGCATCTGGGCGAGGCCGACCTTGACAGAGAAGGTGGCGGACTTGTACTCctggagcgcggcggcggtgccgtcGCCGTTGGTGGCGCCGTAGAGCGCGACGACGTCGGAGGCCATGATAAACAATTACAGTGGTGGAGGGGTATCCGATGCTTGGCTACGGACGGCTCTTCATCATATCCTTACCCTACTTATATCGATCGATGGAGAAGAGTAgatgagaagagaaaaaaaggagggcCAGACAAAGACGAGGCGAAGCCAAGCGAAACGATCTTCCAACGTAATATATGACTGGGACGAAGGCTACGTCTGGTAGCTTTCCGCGTGTCCGTAGGAGTGGATGGGCTCCGCTTGGCTCAGCCGCCTCCACCAATGCTCACTGTATCCGCGCCACCAGATCCAGGTGCAACAACAATTTTGTTAGTATATAACAGACAGAAGaattaatgtttatattgcCGCCTCCAAATATCTTTCCTCAACACCTCCTTCTAACTAtttctccccccccccccccccccccccccgcgtgCAGTGGTGAT
It encodes the following:
- the LOC102704916 gene encoding probable pyridoxal 5'-phosphate synthase subunit PDX1.1; this translates as MASDVVALYGATNGDGTAAALQEYKSATFSVKVGLAQMLRGGVIMDVVTPEQARVAEEAGACAVMALERVPADIRAQGGGVARMSDPGLIRDIKRAVTIPVMAKARIGHFVEAQILEAIGVDYVDESEVLTLADDAHHINKNNFRVHFVCGCRDLAEALRRIREGAAMIRTKGEAGTCNVVEAVRHVRSVMGDLRALCNMDDDEVFSYAKRIAAPYDLVMQTKQLGRLPVVQFAAGGVATPADAALMMQLGCDGVFVGSGILKSGDPARRARAIVQAVTHYNDPKILAEVSSGLGEAMVGINLSDPKVERFAARSD